Within the Nyctibius grandis isolate bNycGra1 chromosome 4, bNycGra1.pri, whole genome shotgun sequence genome, the region cctgccatgggcagagacacctttccacgagaccaggttgctcaaagccccatcaaacctggccttgaacactgccagggagggggcagccacagcttctctgggcaacctgtgccagtgtctcaccaccctcacaggaaagaatttcttcctgatacctaatctaaatctaccctctttcagttcccctcatcctatcactacatgcccttgtaaaaagcccctttccagctttcctggaggccccttcaggtactggaaggatgctacaaggtctccccagagccttctcttctccaggctgaacaactctctcagctgcctgtttACTGACTTACCCAGGGGACTCTCCCAGCAGGGTTCAGCAGCCCCACCTGAGCAGCCTTTCAGGAGCTGGCCGGTGCGCCGGCACTAACCTGTGGACAAAGCTGGCCAGGGCCACGGCAAACGAGCCTATGAACGTGGCCAGGGTGGTGGCACCCCGTTTTGGCTGCCCCGTGGCAGTGGCTCTCCCCCGGCAGCCATCACGCGTACCGAACGGCGCTGCCCCCGCGCACACTGACACCTCTCCGACTCCAACTCGGCACCCCAGGAGCGGGCGGTTACCATCGCACCCCACGCCCTGCCAGGGGCAGACACCCACATACTGAGGCGACGGGTCCCTGTGGGCCCGAAAAGCCGCTCCTCACACCCACCAGCCGGAGCCCGGCCCCCTTCTCTCCCCGTCCCCCGCAGCATCCGCCCTGCGCGCCGCCGCCATGTTGAGCTCCCCCGCGCCAGCTACCGCCCACCCcggcgccccgccccgccccaccACCCCGAaggccccgccccttccccgcGAGGCCCCACCCAAGGGCGGGCAGCCCGGCGCGTGCGCAGACGCGCAGTAAACAGGCGCCGCCGCTCCTCCCCCTTACGCCGTTTGCGTGGCCGCCTCCGCGCAGGGCCGCGCGAGCGCCGGCGGCGCGGCGGTTGCGCAGTGGCGCTACATCCGGGCACTGGGGCAGGATGAATGCTCCTTTCCAAGATGGCggcggagggaggagggaaggagatgaACGAGATTAAGACCCAGTTCACCACCCGGGAGGGGCTGTACAAGCTGCTGAGCCACTCGGAGTACAGCCGGCCTAACCGTGTGCCCTTCAACTCGCAGGGCTCTAACCCGGTCCGCGTTTCCTTCGTCAACGTGAACGACCAGAGCGGCAACGGGGACCGGCTCTGCTTTAATGTGGGCCGGGAGCTCTACTTCTACATCTACAAGGGGGTCCGCAAGGTACCGGGGCTCGGCcgctgggctggagggggagTGGCGGGGGCTCCGCGCTGGCCGCCCGCTGCGGGTCCGCCGGCTGCCCGTGGGGTGTGGGAGCCCCGCCGCGGAGGGCTGCGCCGTGGGCGGGGGGCAGAGGCCGGCCCGCCTCTCCTTCGCCCCCCCAGCGGCAGCCTTGGGGCTGGCGGCTTCTTGGTTGGGGCCGGGTTGTGGCTGGGACTTCAGTCGCTCTCTCGATTAACTGGCCCGTGGGGTAGCGGTTAGGGGAGGGGGAGTGTAGGCCTGGGCTGGAGGGCTGTGCGAGGGGACCGGCGCTGGCTCGGTGCTCGTGGGCTACGTCAAATACGGTGTCACCAACCGTAGGGGTGTGTGTGGAGGCCCTTCGGGGGGGATGCGATTGCTTGGGCCCTCCTTGGCATGCAGGAATGGGGGTTGCCTGTCCATTGGCAAGACAACCCTGGGCCTCCTTCACCTTCTGCTTCACGTCTTGAGTTTGCTGGACACTAATGCCTGTTGTGATTATGGTGGTGTCAGATCCCTGCTTCCAGGATCTTTCTAGCTTTGACTAAATGGCTACAGTATTCACTGTAATTTTAGGCCTTTATCGTGACTTTGAAGCGTGGACTGTTTCTAGGATTGTTTCTAAATGGGAGCAGTGGAATGAGCTGTGTTTCAAATGTCAGATAATTAACACAGAGAAGGTTGCTTTTGCGGGAAAGAACCGTTGATGCACTTGAGAGAGACTCCTTACCTGTCGTTATTTGATGCAGGAGTAACAGTGCATGCATTTGATCTCTTAGGACACCATATTTATGAACAAAGCCTTTCTACTTGTTGTTTCTTAAGGCCCTTGATTTTATGGGATTTAGAGAAGGATTCAGGATTTGTCATGCTGCGTGAGTGTGCGTCACTCTTAGTATACGTGAACACAGATATAATGATTGTCAGTTTTCTATTTTGTGTTTCAAAAAGTGGGTGTTCATTATCATACATACTTGGGACTCAGCTGCCATAATGTGAGTACCTTGAAATCTTCCTGCTCTTAGCCCACCATTCAGCATGGGATGAAGGCACAGAGAACTAGTGATGTACACAAAGCTGTGCAGGAAGCTTGTAGATGAGCAAGGAATTATACCTGAATCTACTACATCCTAAGCTAGTGCCCATATCACTCCTCTCCTGCACCAACTGGAGAACAAAGCATACGTGGTTATCCGTTGACTGTGACTTAACAGATCTGCTATGTCTTGTATGATTATAtggaaaagtgtgtgtgtgtattttagtTTCACCctttaatgaattttaataatCTATTTATGTTGTAAGTAATACTTGGACAATAGTTTCTTTAAGCATGCGATGAGTATTTTCTGTCAAACAGTATTTGCTATTTATAAGCAGTTGCTATCTTTACCATTTACAAGGTACTGTGGGTGGCAATatctctgaaaatctgtatCCTAAATTATTACCATGTTTGGATTCTGATATCTTATGTTCGTTTTTTCTGTACAAAGTAACTGCGGAGTTCTATCACTTGCAGAGCAAGCCTTTACGTAGTTTAGTAATGCCACATGTGATTCTTGCAAGTTGTATTAGTCATCTCTTGCcacacttctgaaaaataaaaatctaaagcCTGGAACTTCATTGAAAATAGGGAACGGAATAACTTtttcaaattataaaaataGCTTTGAGCCaagtagtttaatttttttttagatgctaAAAGCTGCTGGTGTGATACACAGTAACTGAGAAAAtcaagaataaccccatgtaccagtacaagttgggggcagacctgttggagaccagcgtaggggaaagggacctgggggtcctagtggacagcaggatgaccatgagccagcagtgtgcccttgtggccaagaaggccagtggcatcctggggtgtattagaaggggtgtggttagcaggtcgagagaggttctcctccccctctactctgccctggtgaggccgcatctggaatattgtgtccagttgtgggcccctcagttcaagaaggacagggaactgctagagagagtccagcgcagagccacgaagatgattaagggaatggaacatctcccttatgaggagaggctgagggagctgggtctctttagcttggagaagaggagactgaggggtgacctcattaatgtttctaaatatgtaaagggcaagtgtcatgaggatggagccaggctcttctcagtgacatcccttgacaggacaaggggcaatgggtgcaatctggaacacaggaggttccacttaaatatgaggaaaaacttctttatggtgagggtgaccgaacactggaacaggctgcccagagaggttgtggagtttccttctctggagacattcaaaacccgcctagacctgttcctgtgtgatatggtctaggcaatcctgctccggcagggggattggactagatgatctttcgatatcccttccaatccctaacattctgtgattctgtgattctgtgattactaaCTTGTGAGCTTTGAGGTGTACCTGTTACAgtgttaaatacttttttctccGCATAATGTAAAACATATGCATTGTTAGAATTCATTTCGATGACCTTTGACAGTGttaacaatttaaaatacactgtatATTCTATACATGTAATACATTAACTTTAGTAAAGTGAACCTAGAGAAAGAGCTAAAATAGATTGAAACACCCTtaaggaaaatactttaaatgaGAATGGGGAAGATGGTCTGTCTTAAACGTGTAATACTTGCTtctttggaatttattttgaaactatTCAATTGGAAGTCATTGTTTCGTGTATGTACAAAGTTGACATAAGAACAGTCTGACAGTCTTTCAACTGATTATTTGAGCTTTACAGAATCAAAAGTTATATCTTGTGGCTATCATAAAAGGGAGAGAGCTATTGTTACCTAAATTGACAGTATGTAATTCTGCCCTAAACTGGACAAACGATCAAACTCTGCATGCCTTCCTGCTcttgggggcaggagggggagagggactTTATCTGTTGAAGACCAACCTATTTGTGATCCTCTGCATAATACAGATGCTAATAACTACTGTTTTAACTGTTAGTTCGTAATTATCTAAGTATCCCTGTAAAAAATTTCCTAGTTTctttataattttcattttggctAAGTCAGATTACAATTTTAGAGTATGAGTTGAATTTAGTGAAGCTGTGCTGTGTGTATATATCAGGTAGCTAtgattttggcttttttaaaaatctttttttttaaggtctgcttttttttcttgctaagaaaatgctatttttttaccaaaatgaatgaaagaacCACCAGGACTTTATTTTAAGTGACCGTGTGTGTTAGATACTGAGATAATTCTTGCATCAGTAATCCATTGCAGATCAGTACACATCAAGTAAGAGTCACACTTAAGCCATGACACTTAAGAATAAATAATGTAATATTAAGTCAAAGATACCACTTGAAAGGATATTTCTTGAAATCAATGATGCTAAGTTTCTTATTTTAGTTTCCCTTAAATCCTAAATACATTGCATCTGCTGCATCTAGGTTGTAAGTCATGTTTTTACGTAGACTGCTAATGTAAGTGTTCTGTTTAGGATATTTAAcctacataaagaaaaaatgtttccagggatgttTCTTTAACCTTGATCCTTCTTCCAAGAAACTTGGTTGGGAAGTTACATCGAGTGTCTAGGACAGTGGTGTGGAGATTGGAGTACTAATAGACAATGATAATAGTTTGAGAGAGAGACAAGAGAGAGTTTTGGACAGCATTTCAAGCTGTCTTTAGAGGCTTTTTGAAGCAAGAAGGTATTTTCTCCCAAATTTATTCTTCACCCCTTTAAAAAGGAAGCTGAATTTTAACTGTTTCATGTTTCCATTTTACCACTAAACTTTACCATTACCATGAAACATGTTTCCATGTTTTCCATGTTATAGAAAGCGCATCAATTATGAGCCAGTGCATTGTTTTTGTAATGAAACCTTATGCAGCTCTCTTTGTGTTAATAAGGCAATGCAGGCTTCCAGAAAACTGCTCCTTTCTCATTTAGATccactgaggaaagaaataaacctGTAGTTTAGTAAGGAGAAATTAAACGGTGATGGAATGAGATGTGGTTGCTTTGCTTGTGTAAGTATATAATTATTCCCAACTGTACTGTCAATGGGCTTTCCCTTTCAGTCTTCCTTAACTTTGGCTGATGTGTTAGATGTGTACAGTGATCTTCTGTTAAACAGAAGGGGTAAATTTTCATGAACTCAACTGATCTAGTGGCAGCTGAAAATGATAGTTGAGCAATATAGTATCCTCTTGGCAATGCGCTCCTATCTCCTTGCTGTCTTTGGCAGTGCTCAACCTCTGGTTGAGCTAGTTCAGCTTGCTAAACCAGCAGCAAAATACTTGCTGTTTTTCTGGGCAGATTTTCTCTTGATTTGGTGAGTAGAACTGTCTCATCTTGGGGTCAGATATTAGCAGGCACAGTGAGAGCAAAGAAAGGGTTGGGGCACGGGGGAAGGAACAAAGCTATCCCCTTCAATGGCCTGGGCTCTCAGATCAGATCCACTGCCTCATGAGGTCTCACCTGAATAAAGCTTCAGCCTTAAGTCAGATTCAGAATGATCTGTTCTTGACGGATTGCTGACTTAATTTTGATTAACTGAGTTACAGATGTTACAGGAAgccttttctgttattttaggGGTTTGCTTCTTCTTGGAGTAGGGTTATAAGGtaataattcaaaattattgCTCAAACTATGATGCATTGATGCTTTGGATGGATTGCCTTTTCCTGTAGCCCAAAATCAGGAGTGAGGGCGGTTGCTAGATTCTTGCTTATGAGATAGATAGTCTTGGGGTACTTTAATATGGTCTGTGGCTAGCTTTGCAAAATGATTTATTAGTTGATTCATTAGTCTTGAAAAGGAAAGCACTATCTCATCTTCCTTGCCTTAGGAATGACTGACAAAACAAGGTTTTCTAGATTGTTGCTGACATTAACTATCAAATTTGTTTCCCTTTCTACTAGGAAGCTAgtgcattttcctttaaaaaattgcGCGTATGTATTCTCTGTATTTTGTGAAGGTTTCTGGGCAAGTAAGTCTGCGACTGTCACTGCAATAGTGTCGTATACAGGTACATATTAGCAATAGAGTCACAAGGTACACAGACTTAGTTTTTACGTAACATATCGGGAAGTTATGAAATTCAAATGTGTAGTTTAGCTTCTTACATTACGTTAAGCTTTTGACACTGTATTTAAATTCTGACTGCCTACTCTGTTAATGTGTGGCAGACTTTCTTAACATTGGTTGTTTCATATGTTTTTAGGACCTCTTTCTCGTGAAAAGAAGCTTTGTCTTCAGTTCTACTTTTTTCTGTAGCTAACTAAAGCAGCAGTCTGTCAATAACTATAGAATAATATAGTATGTTGTAATGGTATTGGAGTAGAAACGTGTATAGGTGGTAAGCTGAGGTTGGCGGAGGCATGGAGGGCAGAATCTGTTGACAATGTTTTTAACCTTATGGGGAGCAAGTGGCttagaaataattatatttgtactaagaagaaaataatctcgTATCTCAACTTCTTTTATTAAGAGTCAGCATGCTGGCAGTTCCTGGTTATCAGTAAAAATACTGATGACATATAGGATTCCTTCCTTTGCAGTTCtctaaattacctttttttatgTCTGGCTTGATACTGGAGGCTTTGTCGAGTTGAGAAGTGTTATCCTTGATGTGGTGGCTTTCATTCTGTAGACTGTTCATCTAGGATCTTGTCTCAACGACAGAATGGTAATGGGTAGCATTTGTCACTGGGCTTAATATATTGCTCTGGGAAGAGTAGTGCGAGACAGTTCTGGATTGGAAGGTGGAATCTGTGGAGAAAACCAGCAAATTTTCTCAAGATGTGGTGGGAAGTTGAGTTTATATTACTGTACATTTAGAGATCATGAAGCTGTGTCAGGCCTCCAAAAAAGATATATGTTTTAATAGCGTATATGAGCTATAAAAATGCTGAGACTTGTAAAGATCTTCG harbors:
- the WDR20 gene encoding WD repeat-containing protein 20 isoform X2, producing the protein MLLSKMAAEGGGKEMNEIKTQFTTREGLYKLLSHSEYSRPNRVPFNSQGSNPVRVSFVNVNDQSGNGDRLCFNVGRELYFYIYKGVRKAADLSKPIDKRIYKGTQPTCHDFNHLTATAESVSLLVGFSAGQVQLIDPIKKETSKLFNEEGLLSSQNQANSPSGTVV